In Paraburkholderia terrae, a genomic segment contains:
- a CDS encoding LLM class flavin-dependent oxidoreductase yields the protein MKFSLFLHMERYDDTTSHRELFDQMTELVQMAERGGFETAWIGEHHAMEFTIAPNPFVNLSYLAAKTERIRLGTGTVIAPFWHPIRLAGEAGMVDVASNGRLDLGIARGAYSFEYERLLPGLDAMSAGARMRELVPALRKLFKGDYEHQGEFWSWPKTTPVPRPIQQPHPPMWLAARDPNSHAFAVANGCNVQVTSLASGDAEVVSLMERFNAACAAHPEVPRPQVMMLMHTFVGANAAEVDAGVEDLATFYRYFSKWFKNERPIEQGFIESLTDADVAMFPQYSSESIRKNLVIGEPKQVIARLKGYEELGYDQYSFWLDSHMSFERKRKSLELFISDVMPAFATR from the coding sequence ATGAAGTTTTCACTATTCCTGCACATGGAGCGATACGACGACACGACGTCGCATCGCGAGCTGTTCGATCAGATGACGGAACTCGTGCAGATGGCCGAGCGCGGGGGCTTCGAGACCGCGTGGATCGGCGAGCATCACGCGATGGAATTCACGATCGCGCCGAACCCGTTCGTCAATCTGTCGTACCTCGCGGCGAAGACGGAGCGTATTCGTCTGGGCACGGGCACGGTGATCGCGCCGTTCTGGCATCCGATTCGTCTCGCAGGCGAAGCGGGGATGGTCGACGTAGCGAGCAATGGCCGGCTCGATCTCGGCATCGCACGCGGCGCCTATTCATTCGAATATGAGCGCCTGTTGCCAGGGCTGGATGCAATGAGCGCCGGCGCCCGGATGCGCGAACTGGTGCCCGCGTTGCGCAAGCTCTTCAAAGGCGATTACGAGCATCAGGGCGAATTCTGGTCGTGGCCCAAAACGACGCCCGTGCCGCGCCCGATTCAACAACCGCATCCTCCCATGTGGCTCGCCGCGCGCGATCCGAACTCGCATGCGTTCGCAGTGGCGAACGGCTGCAACGTGCAGGTGACGTCACTGGCTTCGGGCGATGCCGAAGTCGTGAGCCTGATGGAGCGCTTCAACGCTGCGTGCGCCGCGCATCCCGAGGTGCCGCGTCCGCAGGTGATGATGCTGATGCATACGTTCGTCGGCGCGAATGCGGCGGAAGTGGATGCAGGCGTGGAAGATCTCGCGACGTTCTATCGCTACTTCAGCAAGTGGTTCAAGAACGAACGTCCCATCGAACAAGGCTTTATTGAGTCACTGACGGATGCCGACGTTGCCATGTTCCCGCAATACTCGTCCGAGTCGATCCGTAAGAACCTCGTGATCGGCGAACCGAAACAGGTGATCGCGCGGCTCAAGGGCTATGAGGAACTCGGCTATGACCAGTACAGCTTCTGGCTCGACAGTCATATGAGCTTCGAACGCAAGCGCAAGTCGCTGGAACTGTTCATTTCCGACGTGATGCCTGCTTTTGCAACCCGCTGA
- a CDS encoding aldehyde dehydrogenase codes for MVQRFQQYIDGAFEEAREHFDSIDPSTGDVWAQMPAASADDVDRAVRAAHRALNDPAWANLTASARGKLLYKLADLVAQHAPRLAELETQDTGKIIRETRSQIGYVAEYYRYYAGVADKIQGAWLPVDKADMEVTLRREPVGVVAGIVPWNSQLFLSAVKVGPALAAGCTIVLKASEEGPAPLLEFARLVQEAGFPKGVVNIVTGFGNDCGRTLTSHPLVSRIAFTGGPETARHVVRNSAENLAAMSLELGGKSPVLVFDDADLDSACNAVIAGIFAATGQSCVAGSRLVVQRGIHDALLERLIAKAQTIRIGNPQDMATEMGPLATRRQLEHIENVLRASVEAGGRIVTGGKQPDGIGKGNYFLPTIVDCPNAQVPSVMEELFGPVLSIVTFDTEADAIALANDTRYGLASGVFTRDLTRAHRLTRALRAGIVWVNTYRAVSPIVPFGGYGLSGLGREGGLEAVLEYTRTKSVWIRTSDEPIADPFVMR; via the coding sequence ATGGTCCAGCGGTTCCAGCAATACATCGACGGTGCATTCGAAGAGGCGCGCGAGCATTTCGACAGCATCGATCCATCGACGGGCGACGTCTGGGCGCAAATGCCCGCCGCGAGCGCGGACGATGTCGACCGCGCGGTGCGCGCCGCGCATCGCGCATTGAATGATCCGGCGTGGGCGAATCTCACGGCGAGCGCGCGCGGCAAACTGCTGTACAAACTCGCCGATCTCGTCGCGCAGCATGCGCCGCGTCTCGCCGAACTCGAAACGCAGGACACGGGCAAGATCATTCGCGAGACGCGCAGCCAGATTGGGTACGTCGCCGAGTATTACCGCTATTACGCGGGCGTCGCCGACAAGATTCAGGGCGCGTGGCTGCCCGTCGATAAAGCCGATATGGAAGTGACGCTGCGGCGTGAACCCGTTGGCGTCGTGGCGGGCATCGTGCCGTGGAATTCGCAACTGTTTCTGTCGGCCGTCAAAGTGGGACCGGCGCTCGCGGCGGGCTGCACGATCGTCCTCAAGGCATCGGAAGAAGGTCCCGCGCCTTTGCTCGAATTTGCGCGGCTCGTGCAGGAAGCAGGCTTTCCGAAGGGCGTCGTCAACATCGTGACGGGTTTCGGCAACGATTGCGGACGCACGCTGACGAGCCATCCGCTCGTCTCGCGTATCGCCTTCACGGGCGGACCTGAAACGGCGCGTCACGTGGTACGCAATTCGGCGGAGAACCTCGCGGCGATGTCGCTGGAACTCGGCGGCAAGTCGCCCGTGCTCGTATTCGACGACGCCGATCTCGACAGCGCATGCAACGCCGTAATCGCGGGCATTTTCGCGGCGACGGGGCAAAGCTGCGTGGCCGGTTCACGGCTCGTCGTGCAACGCGGTATTCACGATGCGCTTCTCGAACGTCTCATTGCTAAAGCGCAAACGATCCGCATCGGCAACCCGCAGGACATGGCAACCGAAATGGGACCGCTGGCGACGCGTCGTCAACTTGAACATATCGAGAACGTGCTGCGCGCGAGTGTCGAAGCGGGCGGGCGCATCGTAACGGGCGGCAAGCAGCCGGACGGTATCGGCAAGGGCAATTACTTCTTGCCGACCATCGTCGATTGCCCGAATGCGCAGGTGCCGAGCGTGATGGAAGAACTGTTCGGACCGGTGCTGAGCATCGTCACATTCGACACGGAAGCCGACGCGATTGCGCTTGCGAACGATACACGCTATGGCCTCGCATCCGGCGTCTTCACACGCGATCTGACGCGCGCGCATCGGCTCACACGTGCGTTGCGCGCGGGCATCGTGTGGGTCAACACGTATCGCGCGGTGTCGCCCATCGTGCCGTTCGGCGGCTATGGTTTGAGCGGCCTCGGACGCGAAGGCGGGCTCGAAGCGGTGCTCGAATATACGCGCACGAAATCCGTGTGGATTCGCACGTCGGACGAGCCGATAGCCGATCCGTTCGTGATGCGCTGA
- a CDS encoding NIPSNAP family protein, with product MFYEIRTYRIRTGAVPAYLKLVEEEGIALQKRYLGQLIGYFFSEIGPQNQIVHIWAYPSLDERERRRAALAEDPAWQAFAPKIQALMEEMENKIMKPARFSPLA from the coding sequence ATGTTCTACGAAATCCGCACCTATCGCATCAGGACGGGCGCAGTGCCTGCCTATCTGAAGCTGGTCGAAGAAGAAGGCATTGCGTTGCAGAAGCGCTATCTGGGCCAACTGATCGGCTACTTCTTTTCGGAGATCGGTCCGCAGAATCAGATCGTGCATATCTGGGCCTATCCGAGTCTCGACGAACGCGAACGCCGTCGCGCGGCGCTCGCTGAAGACCCCGCATGGCAGGCCTTCGCGCCGAAGATTCAGGCGCTGATGGAAGAGATGGAAAACAAGATCATGAAGCCAGCGCGCTTTTCGCCGCTAGCCTGA
- a CDS encoding ABC transporter substrate-binding protein: MSSRSTTYFAPLIALCAATLAATPAFAADPIVFTSWGGTTQSSQQKNWAAPFTQATGINVLMDGPTDYGKLKAMVDSGNVNWDVVDVEGDFAYAAQQAGLIEPIDYSVVKKDELDPRFATPAAVGSFYYSFVLGYNKAKYKDAQPSTWADLFDTKKFPGKRTLYKWSAPGVLEIALLADGVPPNKLYPLDLDRAFKKLDTIKGDIVWWSGGAQSQQLLASGEAPIGMFWNGRLHALEQTGVPVGISWNQNLTAADMLVIPKGAKHKAEAMKYLAAATSPQAQAKFATDTGYAPINVKSAALMSPAIAKTLPDQYKNSQINLDMKYWAENRDAIAKRWYAWQSK; encoded by the coding sequence ATGAGCAGCAGAAGCACCACGTATTTCGCGCCGCTGATCGCGCTTTGCGCGGCGACGCTCGCGGCAACGCCGGCATTTGCCGCGGACCCGATTGTTTTCACGAGCTGGGGCGGCACCACGCAATCGTCGCAGCAGAAGAACTGGGCGGCGCCGTTCACGCAGGCGACGGGAATCAACGTGCTGATGGACGGCCCGACCGACTACGGCAAGCTCAAGGCGATGGTGGATAGCGGCAACGTGAACTGGGATGTCGTCGATGTCGAAGGCGATTTTGCGTATGCGGCGCAACAGGCGGGCCTGATCGAACCCATCGATTACTCCGTCGTGAAGAAGGATGAACTCGACCCGCGCTTCGCGACGCCAGCGGCCGTAGGCAGCTTCTATTACTCGTTCGTGCTCGGCTATAACAAGGCGAAGTACAAGGACGCGCAGCCATCCACCTGGGCCGATCTGTTCGATACGAAGAAATTCCCCGGCAAGCGCACGCTCTACAAATGGTCGGCACCTGGCGTGCTCGAAATCGCGCTGCTCGCCGATGGCGTGCCGCCGAACAAGCTCTATCCGCTCGACCTCGACCGCGCATTCAAGAAGCTCGACACGATCAAGGGCGACATCGTCTGGTGGAGCGGCGGCGCGCAATCACAGCAATTGCTCGCATCGGGCGAAGCGCCTATCGGCATGTTCTGGAACGGGCGTCTGCATGCGCTCGAACAGACGGGCGTGCCCGTCGGCATTTCATGGAACCAGAACCTGACGGCGGCCGACATGCTCGTGATCCCGAAGGGCGCGAAGCACAAGGCTGAAGCGATGAAGTACCTCGCAGCTGCAACGAGCCCGCAAGCACAGGCGAAGTTCGCAACGGACACGGGTTATGCGCCTATCAACGTGAAGTCGGCCGCGCTGATGTCGCCCGCCATCGCGAAGACGCTGCCCGACCAGTACAAGAACTCGCAGATCAATCTCGACATGAAGTACTGGGCCGAGAATCGCGACGCGATTGCGAAGCGCTGGTACGCGTGGCAGTCCAAGTAA
- a CDS encoding ABC transporter permease, which yields MPNVLSTVAHPPATAARRRRDWRSVRLLIPALLLLVIFFLLPVLSLLLRSVLEPSPGLHNYAQLVGSTDYLRVFGNTFLVATVVTLATLAIGFPTAWLLAIAPRKLSSVFFAILLLSMWTNLLARTFAWMVLLQQTGPINRMLMALGIISEPLTLVNNLIGVTIGMTYIMLPFLVMPLHATLRGIDPSTLRAAAICGASRWQAFWRVLVPLAMPGVASGALMVFVMALGYFVTPALLGGASYMMLAELIAQLVQQLLNWGLAGAAAFVLLAVTLALYALQLRFTGSASASLGGR from the coding sequence ATGCCTAATGTCCTGAGTACCGTCGCGCATCCGCCCGCGACGGCCGCGCGCCGGCGGCGCGACTGGCGCAGCGTTCGCCTGCTGATACCCGCGCTGCTGCTGCTCGTGATCTTCTTTCTGCTGCCCGTGCTGTCGCTGCTGTTGCGCAGCGTGCTGGAGCCGTCGCCGGGTTTGCACAACTACGCGCAACTGGTCGGCTCGACGGACTATCTGCGCGTATTCGGCAACACGTTTCTGGTCGCGACGGTCGTGACGCTAGCGACGCTCGCGATCGGCTTTCCGACTGCGTGGCTGCTCGCCATTGCGCCGCGCAAGCTGAGTTCGGTGTTCTTTGCGATCCTGCTGCTGTCGATGTGGACCAACCTGCTGGCGCGCACCTTCGCGTGGATGGTGCTGCTGCAACAGACGGGACCGATCAACCGGATGCTGATGGCGCTCGGGATCATCAGCGAGCCGCTGACGCTCGTGAACAACCTGATCGGCGTGACCATCGGCATGACGTACATCATGCTGCCATTTCTCGTGATGCCGCTGCATGCAACACTACGCGGCATCGATCCGTCGACGCTGCGCGCGGCGGCGATCTGCGGCGCGAGCCGGTGGCAGGCATTCTGGCGCGTGCTGGTGCCGCTCGCAATGCCCGGCGTCGCGTCGGGTGCGTTGATGGTGTTCGTGATGGCACTCGGCTATTTCGTCACGCCTGCTTTGCTTGGCGGCGCGTCGTACATGATGCTCGCTGAACTCATCGCGCAACTGGTGCAGCAACTGCTGAACTGGGGTCTCGCTGGCGCAGCCGCTTTTGTGTTGCTCGCCGTGACACTCGCGCTGTATGCGCTGCAACTGCGCTTTACGGGCAGTGCGAGTGCAAGTCTGGGAGGTCGCTGA
- a CDS encoding ABC transporter permease, translating into MLLDFDRLGALRWALLSIGAAVALFLLLPIVFIVALSFGDSQWLIFPPPGWTLEWYRQLFTDAGWIDSLLTSAKLAVIVTVLSVLIGFLASLALVRGKFRGRNAVQAFFLTPMVLPVVVLAVALYAFFLRIGLNGTITGFVIGHLIIALPFSIISISNSLASFDTALEDAALICGASPLEVKLRVTLPAIRLGIFAAAIFSFLASWDEVVVSIFMASPTLQTLPVRIWATLRQDLTPVVAAASSLLVGLTAVLMLAGAVLRRAR; encoded by the coding sequence ATGTTGCTCGATTTCGATCGCCTGGGCGCGCTGCGCTGGGCATTGCTCTCAATCGGCGCTGCCGTTGCGCTCTTTCTCTTGCTGCCGATCGTATTCATCGTCGCCCTGTCGTTCGGCGATTCGCAATGGCTGATCTTTCCTCCGCCTGGCTGGACGCTGGAGTGGTATCGACAGCTTTTCACCGACGCTGGCTGGATCGACTCGTTGCTGACGAGCGCGAAGCTCGCGGTGATCGTGACGGTGCTCTCGGTATTGATCGGCTTTCTCGCATCGCTTGCGCTGGTGCGCGGCAAGTTTCGGGGACGCAATGCCGTGCAGGCGTTCTTTCTGACGCCGATGGTGCTGCCCGTCGTCGTGCTCGCCGTCGCGCTGTATGCATTCTTCCTGCGCATCGGCCTGAACGGCACGATCACGGGCTTCGTGATCGGCCATCTGATCATCGCGTTGCCGTTCTCGATCATATCGATCAGCAACTCGCTCGCGAGCTTCGACACGGCGCTTGAAGATGCCGCGCTGATCTGCGGCGCGTCGCCGCTCGAAGTGAAACTGCGCGTCACATTGCCCGCGATCCGGCTCGGCATTTTCGCTGCGGCGATCTTCTCGTTCCTCGCATCGTGGGACGAAGTGGTGGTGTCGATCTTCATGGCGAGCCCCACGTTGCAGACCTTGCCGGTGCGTATCTGGGCGACGCTGCGGCAGGATTTGACGCCCGTCGTCGCGGCGGCGTCTTCGCTGCTGGTCGGCTTGACGGCTGTATTGATGCTTGCGGGCGCCGTGCTGCGCCGCGCGCGATAA
- a CDS encoding ABC transporter ATP-binding protein has translation MTAFLQIQRLRKTYDDVVAIDQVSLDVRKGEFMTFLGPSGSGKSTTLYIVAGFQEPSEGRVLLDGKPLLSVAPNKRNIGMVFQRYTLFPHLTVGENIAFPLRVRRLPDAEVKAKVEQMLKLVHLSECRDRMPAQLSGGQQQRVAIARALAYDPPVLLMDEPLSALDKKLREEIQLELRRIHQETGVTILYVTHDQEEALRLSDRIAVFNKGRIEQVGTGEELYSNPASRFVASFIGNSNFLPVRVTSHSDGRMNGVFPNGHEVASGSFNPALTAGDDGTLMVRPEQMRIQALRDASGATGLPVTVRDITYLGDAMHYAVATPWQQEISIRMPAGHRHDSGLSIGTQALVDWDTRDVRLFAQA, from the coding sequence ATGACTGCATTCCTGCAAATCCAGCGCCTGCGCAAGACTTACGACGACGTCGTCGCTATCGACCAGGTTTCCCTCGACGTGCGCAAGGGCGAGTTCATGACGTTTCTTGGGCCGTCGGGATCGGGCAAGAGCACGACGCTGTATATCGTCGCGGGCTTCCAGGAGCCGAGCGAAGGACGCGTGCTGCTCGACGGCAAGCCGCTGCTGTCCGTCGCGCCGAACAAACGCAATATCGGCATGGTGTTCCAGCGCTATACGCTGTTCCCGCATCTGACGGTGGGCGAGAACATCGCGTTTCCGCTGCGCGTGCGCCGCCTTCCCGACGCGGAAGTGAAGGCGAAGGTCGAGCAAATGCTCAAGCTCGTGCATCTGTCCGAGTGCCGCGACCGGATGCCCGCACAACTGTCGGGCGGACAGCAGCAGCGCGTCGCGATTGCGCGAGCGCTGGCCTATGATCCGCCTGTGCTGTTGATGGACGAGCCGCTGTCGGCGCTCGATAAAAAGCTGCGCGAGGAAATCCAGCTCGAACTGCGCCGTATCCATCAGGAGACGGGCGTCACGATTCTCTATGTAACGCACGATCAGGAAGAGGCATTGCGTCTGTCGGACCGGATTGCCGTATTCAACAAGGGGCGTATCGAGCAGGTCGGCACGGGCGAGGAACTCTATTCGAACCCGGCGTCGCGTTTTGTCGCGAGCTTTATCGGCAATTCGAACTTCCTGCCGGTGCGCGTGACGTCGCACAGCGATGGTCGCATGAACGGCGTGTTTCCGAACGGGCATGAAGTGGCGTCCGGCAGTTTCAATCCGGCGCTCACGGCAGGCGACGACGGCACGCTGATGGTTCGCCCCGAGCAAATGCGCATTCAGGCACTGCGCGACGCGAGCGGCGCGACAGGCTTGCCCGTTACCGTGCGCGACATCACATATCTCGGCGATGCTATGCACTACGCGGTCGCGACGCCGTGGCAGCAGGAGATTTCGATTCGCATGCCGGCGGGGCATCGGCATGACAGCGGATTGTCGATCGGCACGCAAGCGCTCGTCGATTGGGACACCCGCGACGTGCGTCTCTTTGCTCAGGCGTGA
- a CDS encoding GntR family transcriptional regulator, producing the protein MSDALPSLKVERRTTTLRELALEKMRTAILEAHFHPGERLVERSLCEELGVSRTVVREVLRHLETEGLVDSIPNQGPIVALLDSDTAAEIYEIRALLEGDAAMACALRADEAVFARLADCIASIQQAFERHEHQTVRELTTMFYEQMFHGGGKKVAWEIVQTLNARINRLRAMTIASDDRGRQAVQEMNRILDALRARDAQRARDAATAHVARVADIAAELLRQTVGEASA; encoded by the coding sequence ATGAGTGATGCGCTGCCTTCGCTGAAAGTCGAACGTCGCACGACGACGTTGCGCGAACTTGCGCTGGAGAAAATGCGCACGGCCATACTCGAGGCGCATTTTCATCCGGGCGAGCGGCTCGTCGAGCGTTCGTTGTGCGAGGAACTGGGTGTGAGCCGAACCGTGGTGCGCGAAGTGTTGCGGCACCTGGAGACGGAAGGACTCGTCGATTCGATTCCCAACCAGGGGCCGATCGTCGCGCTGCTCGATTCGGATACGGCTGCCGAGATCTACGAGATTCGCGCGTTGCTGGAAGGCGATGCTGCAATGGCATGCGCGCTACGCGCCGATGAAGCCGTGTTCGCGCGGCTTGCCGATTGCATCGCGAGCATTCAGCAGGCGTTCGAGCGGCATGAGCATCAGACCGTGCGCGAACTGACGACGATGTTCTACGAACAGATGTTCCATGGCGGCGGCAAGAAGGTCGCATGGGAGATCGTGCAGACGCTGAATGCGCGCATCAACCGCCTGCGTGCGATGACGATTGCATCCGACGATCGCGGCCGGCAGGCCGTGCAGGAAATGAACCGCATACTCGATGCACTTCGTGCCCGTGACGCGCAACGCGCCCGCGACGCAGCGACCGCGCATGTGGCGCGCGTTGCGGACATCGCAGCGGAGTTGTTGCGTCAAACGGTGGGGGAAGCGTCGGCTTGA
- a CDS encoding DUF1348 family protein encodes MSSTTEVRPPLPPFTRETAAQKVRQAEDGWNSRDAAKVALVYSTDTWWRNRAEFVRGREEARTFLERKWSKEFEYRLIKELWAFTDNRIAVRFAYEWRDDAGNWFRSYGNENWEFGPDGLMHHRHASINDLPIKESERKFHWPLGRRPDDHPGLSDLGL; translated from the coding sequence ATGTCCAGCACTACCGAAGTCCGTCCGCCGCTGCCGCCGTTCACGCGCGAAACCGCCGCACAGAAAGTGCGCCAGGCCGAGGACGGCTGGAACTCACGCGACGCCGCAAAAGTCGCCTTGGTCTATTCCACCGACACATGGTGGCGAAACAGAGCCGAATTCGTTCGGGGCCGCGAAGAAGCGCGCACATTCCTCGAACGCAAATGGAGCAAGGAATTCGAGTACCGTCTGATCAAGGAACTGTGGGCCTTCACGGACAACCGCATCGCGGTGCGCTTCGCCTACGAATGGCGCGATGATGCTGGCAACTGGTTCCGCTCATACGGTAACGAAAACTGGGAGTTCGGCCCCGATGGCCTGATGCATCATCGTCACGCGAGCATCAACGACCTGCCGATCAAGGAAAGCGAGCGCAAGTTCCACTGGCCGCTCGGCCGCCGCCCCGACGATCATCCAGGGTTGAGCGATCTGGGTCTTTGA
- a CDS encoding ABC transporter substrate-binding protein, producing MVLRLKSVVAALALCVVATGGYAAEPIKIGVDGPFTGGSSSMGVSMRDGVRLAAAEINKSGGVLGRQIELVERDDEAKNERGVQIAQELINKEKVVAVVGYINTGVALASQRFFQEAKIPVFNNVATGSIVTKQFADQPDNYVFRNSAADRIQAPMIVEEAVTKRGFKKVAILADSTNYGQLGREDLEKALAAKGVKPVAVEKFNIKDVDMTAQLLKAKDAGAEAVLTYGIGPELAQIANGMAKLGWKVPLIGSWTLSMANYIDNAGSNGEGARMPQTFIQEPNTPKRKAFIEAYMKEFKPKNNRIDSPVSAAQGYDSVYLLAAAITQAGTTDGPKVRAALESLNTKVEGVVMVYDKPFSHDDHEAISPNVPVVGEVKGGRVIYAYDNDKKGGGQLRSKQASAN from the coding sequence ATGGTACTTCGCCTGAAGAGCGTTGTTGCTGCTCTCGCATTGTGTGTGGTCGCAACGGGGGGCTATGCGGCCGAACCCATCAAGATCGGGGTCGATGGTCCTTTCACAGGCGGTTCGTCGTCGATGGGCGTCAGCATGCGCGACGGCGTGCGGCTTGCGGCTGCTGAGATCAACAAATCGGGCGGCGTGCTGGGCCGGCAGATCGAACTCGTCGAACGCGACGACGAAGCGAAGAACGAACGCGGCGTGCAGATCGCGCAGGAACTCATCAACAAGGAAAAGGTAGTCGCCGTGGTCGGCTACATCAATACGGGTGTCGCGCTCGCATCGCAACGCTTCTTCCAGGAAGCGAAAATCCCCGTGTTCAACAACGTCGCGACGGGCAGTATCGTCACGAAGCAGTTCGCGGATCAGCCGGATAACTACGTGTTCCGCAACTCAGCCGCCGACCGCATTCAGGCACCGATGATCGTCGAAGAAGCCGTCACCAAACGCGGCTTCAAGAAGGTCGCGATTCTCGCCGATTCGACCAACTATGGGCAACTCGGCCGCGAGGACCTGGAAAAGGCGCTCGCTGCGAAGGGCGTGAAGCCGGTTGCCGTCGAGAAGTTCAACATCAAGGACGTCGACATGACGGCCCAGTTGCTGAAGGCGAAAGACGCGGGCGCGGAAGCCGTGCTGACCTACGGTATCGGACCCGAGCTCGCGCAGATCGCCAACGGCATGGCCAAGCTTGGCTGGAAGGTGCCGCTGATCGGCAGCTGGACGCTGTCGATGGCGAACTACATCGACAACGCCGGCTCGAACGGCGAAGGCGCGCGTATGCCGCAGACCTTCATCCAGGAACCCAACACGCCGAAGCGCAAGGCCTTCATCGAAGCCTACATGAAGGAATTCAAGCCGAAGAACAACCGGATCGATTCGCCCGTGTCGGCGGCGCAAGGCTATGACTCCGTCTATCTGCTCGCCGCCGCGATCACGCAGGCAGGTACGACGGACGGCCCGAAGGTGCGTGCCGCGCTCGAAAGCCTCAACACGAAGGTCGAAGGCGTCGTGATGGTGTACGACAAGCCGTTCTCGCACGACGACCACGAGGCGATCAGCCCGAACGTGCCAGTGGTCGGCGAAGTGAAGGGCGGCCGTGTGATCTACGCGTACGACAACGACAAGAAAGGCGGCGGGCAACTGCGCAGCAAGCAGGCATCCGCAAACTGA